The genomic stretch GCAGGGCTCGCACCCGCCTCGGCCGCCCGCGTCCTCCGCGCTTTGGCGCATTTCCGCTTGCCCCTGACCTTGCCGGCCGACTTCTCCATCGAGGAGATCGAACGCTTGGTGGCACGGGATAAGAAGTTTCAAACCGGCGCCATCCGCTTCGTCCTGGTGCCAGAGCTCGGGACCGCCGAGCTGCGGTCGGACCTGACCCAGCCAGACCTCCGGGAAGCGCTCGAACATCTGCAAACCCCGGTTTCATGACGGAACGGGAGGCCTGTCTGGTGCTCAATCTCCTGCCGCGCATTGGATCGATCACCGTCCAGCGCCTCTTGGCTCGTTTCCAAAATTGCCTCTCCGTCCTCGAAGCCTCGCGCTCCGACTTGCTCGAGGTCTCAGGCATCGGCCCGGAACTGGCCTCCCAGCTCTTGGATTGGCGGCGGCTGACTCGTTACGAGGAGGAGTTGGCCCTGGCCGAAAAGATCGGCGCTCGCCTCATCTTTCAAGAGGATTCGGAATACCCTAGCCGACTCCGCACCATTCACGATCCCCCCCTCTTGCTCTATCTTTGGGGCCAGATTTTGCCCGTCGATGACCAGGCCCTCGCCATCATCGGCTCCCGGCGCAGCTCCCACTATGGCCGCGAGGTCACCACCCGTTTCGCTCGAGAGCTGGGGCGAGCCGGCTTGACGATCGTGAGCGGCCTCGCTCGGGGGATCGACACCGCCGCCCACCAAGGGGCCCTCGCTGGCGGAGGCCGGACCCTAGCCGTGCTCGGCTCAGGACTCCAGGAACTCTACCCCACAGAAAATCGCGAGCTGGCCGATCGGATTGCCGAAAACGGGGCCGTGCTCTCGGAATTCCCCCTGCGCATGCCTCCCAGCAAACAGACCTTTCCCATGCGAAACCGCGTCGTGAGCGGCCTCAGCCAAGGGATTCTCGTGACCGAAGCAGCCCGCAAAAGTGGCGCCATGATCACGGTGGGCCAGGCGGCGGAGCAAGGTCGCGACCTCTACGCCATCCCCGGCAATATCGACCGCCCCAGCTCCTCTGGCTGCAACCAATTGCTCCAGGAAGGGGCGGTCCTCTGCACCAGCCCGGAAGACATCCTGAACGACTTTGGCCGACTCTTCTCGCAAGCCACCGCCTCCTCCGCCCCGCCCCCTCTGGCCCCTCAGGAAAAGGCCATCTTGGAGCGGCTGCCAACGGGTGATCCGCAGTCTCTCGACGAGATCATCGCTGGGAGTTCTCTCCCCCCGCAAACCGCCATCACTTGCCTCCTTCGGCTCGAAATGAAGCGTTTGGTGAAGCAACTTCCCGGGAAGGTTTTCTTGAAACCCTCTTGATGGGAGAGACGAAAGATGCAACGACAAGCCCCGCTCACCCTCGGGATTCGTGGGCTGATTCTTATTCTGACCCATGTCCAAATCGCTCATTATTGCCGAAAAGCCAAGCGTGGCCACCGACCTCTCACGGGTCCTCGCGAAGGCGCCTGGTGTCGGCAAATTCGAGAAGAAAAAGGAGTTTTTCGAGAGCGATTCCGCCATCATCAGCTCTGCGGTAGGGCACTTGGTGGAGCTAAAAATGCCCACCCGACCCGATGGGAAAAACCTCGGTTGGGGCTTCCAAAATCTGCCGATTTTGCCAGATCGCTTCGAATTGCAGCCCATCGAGAAGTCCCAAGATCGCTTGAAGCTTCTTCTCAAGCTCATGCGCCGAAAGGACGTGACCGAGGTCATCAATGCCTGTGACGCCGGTCGCGAAGGCGAGCTGATTTTTCGCTACATCCTCATGATCGGGGCGGTCGAAAAACCCACGCGACGCCTTTGGATGCAGTCCATGACCAATGACGCCATTCTCAGCGCCTGGGGGCAACTTCGTGAGGAGCCCCAAATGCGCTCCCTGGCGGACGCCGCCCTCTGTCGCTCGGAAAGCGATTGGTTGGTCGGCCTCAATGGCACCCGCGCCCTGACCGCGTTCAACTCCCGACACGGCGGCTTCAATTTGACGCCGGCCGGTCGGGTCCAGACCCCGACTCTCTCCATTCTCTCCGAACGGGAGCGAATCATCCGCAATTTTGTCTCTCGTGATTTCTATGAAGTCCACGGGACCTTCCAGGTGGCGGCCGGAGAATACAGCGGGCGCTGGTTTCGGGAAGACTTTCGCAAAAGCGAGGATGACGACCAACTGCGCGCCGAACGGATTTGGTCGCTCCAGGAAGCCGAAGCCATCCAGGCTCGATGTCAGGGGAAGCCAGGCCAAATCGAAGAAAAGAAAAAGCCCAGCAAGCAGAGTTGCCCCGCCCTCTACGATCTGACCACCCTCCAGCGGGAAGCCGGCAGTCGCTACGGATTCAGCGCTCAGCGGACCCTCCAGCTAGCGCAATCGCTTTATGAAAGGCACAAGGTGCTGACCTACCCGCGGACAGACTCTCGCTACCTCCCGAGTGACTACATCGGGACAGTGCGCGGCACCCTGAAAGGCTTCGCCAGCGCCAGTGGTTCCAAGAATTTTTCGGAGGACTACAGCCACTTTGCCGGAGAACTACTGAGCCAGGACTACTTGAAGCCCATCAAGCGAGTCTTCAATACGGCTAAGGTAAGCGATCATTTCGCGATCATCCCCACCGGAAAGCTGCCCGCTGCCGCCATCGACGAGCCGGCCATGAAAATCTACGACATGGTCATGCGGCGCTTTCTGGCCGTCTTTTATCCCCCCGCCGAGTTCGAGAACACCACCCGCCTGACTCGCATCGGCCAGGACGCCTTCAAAACCGATGGCAAAATCCTGGTCGTTCCCGGTTGGTTGGAGGTCTATGGACGCAAACCCGGGGTGGCCGGGGGGGGCAATGAACTGGCCGCCGCCCAGCCCGGGGAAGAGGCCGAAACCCTTGAACTCGAGCTTCTCAGTAAGCAGACGCAGCCCCCGGCCCGCTACACCGAGCCCACCCTGCTCTCGGCCATGGAAACGGCGGGCAAGCGCGTGGATGATGAAGAACTGCGCGACGCCATGAGCGAACGCGGCCTGGGAACGCCCGCCACGCGGGCCGCCACCATTGAGGGCCTCATTCGCCAAAAATACATCGCGCGGGAAGCGCGCGATCTCCATGTCACGAACAAAGGCCTGGCGCTCATCGATACCATTGATGCTCTTCAGATAGACATCTTGGCCTCTCCCGAGATGACCGGGGAGTGGGAAATGAAGCTCAAGCAAATGGAACGCGGGCAGGTGTCACGCCAGGCCTTCATGCAGGAAATTCGCGAGCTGACCGAGACCATTGTCACCCATGCCAAAAAGCAAACCGACGAGCTGAAGAAGCGCGTCTTTCCGGACTTGGAAGTCGCTTGCCCCGTCTGCGGCAATGGCCCCATCAAGCAGACCGACTCCACTTACGAATGCTACAGCCCGGAGTGCAAATTCCGCATTAAAAAGTATGTCGCCAACCACGAGATCACGCTGGCAGAGGCCAAGCAGCTCTTGGAGACGAAGTTCGCCGGTCCCTTCGACGACTTCAAAAGCCGCTTCGGAAAGGACTTCTCCGCCGGCTTGGAATTGGACGAAAAGTTCAAAGTGGGCTTCGTCTTTGAAAGCGATGGCCGGGAGGACGAACTCGACAATCTGAAGGAAGAGCAAATCCTGACGCGGGTCACCGCGGAGGGCTACCAAAACGAACCGGTTTACGAGACGGAACGCGCCTACCTCGCTCCCCGACTCGGCCTCCAGGGCGATGAAAAAGGCATCCGCGTCTCCAAACAAATCCTCAAGCGAGACATCCCCTCTGATCAGGCAGTCAAGCTCTTCCGGGACGGCAAAACTGACCTCTTACCCGGCTTCGTCTCCAAGAGAGGAAGAAAGTTCTCCGCCTACCTCTTGCTGGACCGCTCCACTGGGAAAGTGAGCTTCGAGTTCGCCGCACCCAAAAAGAAGTCGGCCAAAAAACGAGCTGCCAAAAAAAGCTAGGGAACGCGCTCATGCCTATCGCCGTCCTCATGCTCAAGGCACCGCGCCCGGGCTTGGTCAAAACCCGTCTCGCGAAAGACCTCGGCCCAGAGGCAGCCTGCTTG from Verrucomicrobiota bacterium encodes the following:
- the dprA gene encoding DNA-processing protein DprA; the encoded protein is MTEREACLVLNLLPRIGSITVQRLLARFQNCLSVLEASRSDLLEVSGIGPELASQLLDWRRLTRYEEELALAEKIGARLIFQEDSEYPSRLRTIHDPPLLLYLWGQILPVDDQALAIIGSRRSSHYGREVTTRFARELGRAGLTIVSGLARGIDTAAHQGALAGGGRTLAVLGSGLQELYPTENRELADRIAENGAVLSEFPLRMPPSKQTFPMRNRVVSGLSQGILVTEAARKSGAMITVGQAAEQGRDLYAIPGNIDRPSSSGCNQLLQEGAVLCTSPEDILNDFGRLFSQATASSAPPPLAPQEKAILERLPTGDPQSLDEIIAGSSLPPQTAITCLLRLEMKRLVKQLPGKVFLKPS
- a CDS encoding DNA topoisomerase III, whose amino-acid sequence is MSKSLIIAEKPSVATDLSRVLAKAPGVGKFEKKKEFFESDSAIISSAVGHLVELKMPTRPDGKNLGWGFQNLPILPDRFELQPIEKSQDRLKLLLKLMRRKDVTEVINACDAGREGELIFRYILMIGAVEKPTRRLWMQSMTNDAILSAWGQLREEPQMRSLADAALCRSESDWLVGLNGTRALTAFNSRHGGFNLTPAGRVQTPTLSILSERERIIRNFVSRDFYEVHGTFQVAAGEYSGRWFREDFRKSEDDDQLRAERIWSLQEAEAIQARCQGKPGQIEEKKKPSKQSCPALYDLTTLQREAGSRYGFSAQRTLQLAQSLYERHKVLTYPRTDSRYLPSDYIGTVRGTLKGFASASGSKNFSEDYSHFAGELLSQDYLKPIKRVFNTAKVSDHFAIIPTGKLPAAAIDEPAMKIYDMVMRRFLAVFYPPAEFENTTRLTRIGQDAFKTDGKILVVPGWLEVYGRKPGVAGGGNELAAAQPGEEAETLELELLSKQTQPPARYTEPTLLSAMETAGKRVDDEELRDAMSERGLGTPATRAATIEGLIRQKYIAREARDLHVTNKGLALIDTIDALQIDILASPEMTGEWEMKLKQMERGQVSRQAFMQEIRELTETIVTHAKKQTDELKKRVFPDLEVACPVCGNGPIKQTDSTYECYSPECKFRIKKYVANHEITLAEAKQLLETKFAGPFDDFKSRFGKDFSAGLELDEKFKVGFVFESDGREDELDNLKEEQILTRVTAEGYQNEPVYETERAYLAPRLGLQGDEKGIRVSKQILKRDIPSDQAVKLFRDGKTDLLPGFVSKRGRKFSAYLLLDRSTGKVSFEFAAPKKKSAKKRAAKKS